A genomic region of Colletotrichum destructivum chromosome 1, complete sequence contains the following coding sequences:
- a CDS encoding Putative AAA+ ATPase domain, DNA helicase Pif1, P-loop containing nucleoside triphosphate hydrolase, translating to MTAGIISLLPIRSSPILRLFTHRAIRIAHVHISAPHSDIDPDPGSMLARANKAYEASAPPPPKNDLAKQLFPSSSPSATQNGNIMDQFKKTSQPISNAPVSARTASTTNTSMPSKSSRPPPGRTASVTHFANSNRSALDPIPAPNGRSLASLYSRSDSFRHEPETSLSVQNQSANSKPAVYFAEDDFSDDDQLDLDYEAPSALPSLPKPPSKAVKVPEPPIEEPLSQFVPWSSSPASHFVNPMLSRTTSAASSLKRHSPENAESLAALQPKKRRLPKNWSFEEENRTPVPESEPEVPRWAPGGVTPAPKKETWNMTATAVKEQKKQLKTQFKKAMAGDGWTMDEIRQEVTQSNLPRPKASAIALTKEQKHVQSLVVNKGQSVFFTGPAGTGKSVLMRSIIAELKKKWARDPERLAVTASTGLAACNIGGQTLHSFAGIGLGKDDIPTLVKKIRRNPKAKNRWLRTKTLIIDEVSMVDGELFDKLSSIGRTIRNNGKPWGGIQLVITGDFFQLPPVPDGDKSRESKFAFEAATWNTAIDHTIGLTQVFRQRDPVFANMLNEMRLGKISEETVQAFRKLTRPIVSDDGLEVTELFPTRYEVENANQGRLRSLPGKTYRFDAADSGDPQVRDKLLQNMMAAKTIDLKVGAQVMLIKNMDDTLVNGSLGKVTRFMSEGSFESWHMTDYGSDVDASEEGDFKRKIKAFSREVEEATKGTTEFPVVEFAAVDGSTRTILCVPEDWKVETPTGEVQASRSQLPLILAWALSIHKAQGQTLERVKVDLGKVFEKGQAYVALSRATSQQGLQVLRFQKDKVMAHPRVVGFYNKLYSAEQAVAKKPSSMADFLHKEEDTKLAKANARSQSFVRKGVEVIDLDDEEEAMASYGSF from the exons ATGACGGCTGGAATCATCAGCCTCCTGCCCATCCGATCCTCGCCGATACTACGCCTGTTCACCCACAGAGCAATTCGCATCGCTCATGTCCACATCTCTGCCCCCCATTCGGATATAGATCCGGATCCAGGTTCAATGTTGGCCAGAGCGAACAAGGCATACGAGGCCAGCGCGCCACCTCCTCCCAAGAACGACTTGGCGAAGCAACTCTTCCCCTCGAGCAGTCCCAGTGCCACCCAAAATGGAAATATCATGGACCAATTCAAGAAGACAAGCCAGCCGATCTCGAATGCCCCTGTATCGGCGAGGACCGCTTCAACCACCAACACATCCATGCCCTCGAAATCGTCACGGCCTCCACCAGGCAGGACTGCCAGCGTCACACACTTCGCAAACAGCAACCGATCTGCCCTAGACCCGATTCCCGCCCCAAACGGAAGATCTCTGGCCTCATTATACTCTAGATCTGATTCTTTTCGCCACGAGCCTGAGACCAGCCTGTCTGTCCAAAACCAGTCAGCCAACTCAAAACCCGCCGTCTACTTTGCTGAGGATGActtcagcgacgacgaccaactGGACCTTGACTATGAAGCACCATCCGCTTTGCCTTCGCTTCCCAAACCCCCATCCAAGGCAGTTAAGGTTCCCGAGCCGCCAATAGAAGAACCTTTGTCACAGTTTGTACCGTGGTCATCGTCTCCCGCCTCCCATTTCGTCAACCCGATGCTTTCTCGCACGACCTCCGCAGCGAGCTCACTCAAACGCCACTCTCCAGAGAATGCAGAGTCTCTGGCGGCTCTGCAGCCCAAGAAGCGTAGGCTCCCGAAGAACTGGAGCTTTGAGGAGGAGAATCGCACCCCTGTACCAGAAAGCGAGCCTGAAGTACCTCGATGGGCTCCCGGTGGAGTTACACCCGCCCCGAAGAAAGAGACATGGAACATGACGGCCACTGCTGTCAAAGAGCAGAAGAAACAGTTGAAAACCCAGTTCAAGAAAGCTATGGCCGGCGATGGATGGACCATGGACGAGATTCGACAAGAGGTCACTCAGAGTAATCTTCCCAGGCCCAAGGCGTCGGCGATTGCCCTGACCAAGGAGCAAAAACACGTTCAGAGTCTCGTGGTCAACAAGGGGCAGAGTGTATTTTTTACGGGCCCGGCAGGAACCGGAAAATCAGTCCTGATGCGGTCGATCATCGCCGAGCTAAAGAAGAAGTGGGCGAGAGATCCTGAGAGGCTGGCCGTCACAGCATCAACCGGCCTTGCGGCTTGCAACATCGGAGGCCAGACGTTGCACAGCTTCGCTGGAATTGGCCTCGGGAAAGACGACATTCCAACGTTGGTCAAAAAGATCAGGCGGAACCCCAAGGCCAAGAACCGCTGGCTCAGGACCAAGACGCTCATCATTGACGAGGTATCCATGGTCGACGGGGAACTCTTTGATAAACTGTCGTCAATCGGCAGAACCATCCGGAATAACGGCAAACCCTGGGGTGGCATTCAACTCGTAATTACGGGTGACTTTTTCCAGCTGCCCCCGGTACCCGACGGCGACAAAAGTAGGGAATCCAAATTCGCATTCGAAGCGGCGACGTGGAACACGGCGATTGACCACACAATTGGCTTGACGCAAGTGTTCCGACAGAGAGACCCAG TCTTTGCCAACATGCTCAACGAAATGCGTCTCGGCAAAATCAGCGAGGAAACGGTGCAAGCTTTCCGGAAACTAACAAGGCCCATCGTCAGCGATGATGGACTAGAGGTGACCGAGCTGTTTCCCACCAGATACGAGGTCGAGAACGCCAACCAGGGGCGATTGCGCAGCCTTCCCGGGAAAACGTATCGGTTTGATGCCGCCGACTCTGGAGACCCTCAAGTTCGCGACAAACTACTTCAGAACATGATGGCAGCAAAGACCATTGATCTGAAGGTTGGCGCTCAGGTTATGCTGATCAAGAACATGGACGACACTCTTGTCAACGGGTCACTTGGAAAGGTGACACGGTTCATGAGCGAGGGCAGTTTCGAGTCTTGGCACATGACGGATTACGGGTCCGATGTTGATGCGTCCGAGGAAGGCGACTTCAAGCGAAAGATCAAGGCCTTTAGCAGAGAGGTTGAAGAAGCGACCAAGGGGACAACTGAATTCCCCGTGGTAGAGTTCGCCGCAGTGGACGGGTCGACCCGTACCATTCTGTGCGTTCCAGAAGACTGGAAGGTCGAAACGCCGACAGGCGAAGTACAAGCTAGCCGCAGCCAGCTGCCCCTCATCCTTGCGTGGGCATTGTCGATTCACAAGGCCCAGGGGCAGACTTTGGAAAGAGTCAAGGTGGACTTAGGCAAGGTCTTCGAGAAAGGTCAGGCCTATGTCGCACTCAGCCGAGCAACCAGTCAACAGGGCTTGCAAGTACTTCGCTTCCAGAAGGACAAGGTCATGGCCCATCCCCGAGTCGTGGGATTCTACAACAAGCTCTACAGCGCTGAGCAAGCTGTCGCGAAGAAACCGTCCAGCATGGCCGATTTCTTACACAAGGAAGAAGACACGAAGCTCGCCAAAGCCAATGCAAGATCTCAGTCGTTTGTCAGGAAAGGGGTGGAGGTtatcgacctcgacgacgaagaagaagcgaTGGCGAGCTATGGCAGTTTTTGA
- a CDS encoding Putative YjeF domain, FDF domain, DFDF domain, YjeF domain superfamily protein, with protein sequence MEFIGLQMMVTLRQPLGTMLKGTVSAIEPGTSLTLSNVFTLGTNHWLPRVIIDAANILELSESRDEVVPNTFTAPGVSPVPAPVINQPSQPAFADPAILRMGKRPGSDMRSGSEKQSLPEATPQPTLAETRDPRPGQPGVLSSVHLTGGPRDDVVSLSETLQELDVEEPTPTARRHAPESSAVPQVAHEVQSQSQKRKNRRREKQRAPRNGVTDETIPEITPMRGNAANRGKGWRQTPMLQSSPSFQPFNSLKRGIKGKKDLPENGWASEDVTEEMAEFDFENNLAKFDKRTIFDQMRKEDLIDDADRLVSHNRRPKPGTAGGKNFHYSENVLDIPSASSNAHQDFWNSEADDAANGVDRLSGRDVRSAQSSRRAESKSGPSRRSQSRKASTQLPSQPLNRVNSNHVTQSGFYLVPSNRRLETVSALQMLNLENIAANEIGLTEDMMAENAGRGIAEVTLRALEDPAIQVRFGTGGANAQNNSLATSATVVILAGNNKSGIRAISAARHLRNKGLNILVCVVGVERERDLLEDMRQQIRVFRNFGGRVHSKIELFEQLRKTASTPTTSVTLIIDALLGLAISFEELRTGDQATVYELIEWANRNEAFVLAVDVPTGIDPSTGKVSIIDGGRLYVKPRYVVAMGAPKKGLLEAMAPVSDSDPTGTETAVAEEEDWKLFIADMGLGATVWKKAGTKIRRGIDFDDKWVLQMRYQPALSQD encoded by the exons ATGGAGTTTATCGGCTTGCAAATGATGGTGACGCTTAGGCAGCCTCTGGGAACAATGCTCAAGGGTACCGTAAGCGCCATAGAGCCCGGCACCAGTCTCACGTTGAGCAACG TCTTTACCCTTGGGACGAATCACTGGCTGCCTAGAGTCATCATCGATGCCGCCAATATACTCGAGCTTTCCGAATCGAGGGATGAGGTTGTGCCCAATACCTTTACTGCTCCGGGCGTTAGCCCCGTTCCTGCACCCGTCATCAACCAGCCCTCCCAGCCAGCCTTTGCGGACCCTGCGATCCTGAGGATGGGAAAGAGGCCTGGCTCTGACATGAGAAGCGGAAGCGAGAAGCAGTCCCTTCCGGAAGCCACGCCTCAACCCACTCTTGCGGAAACAAGGGATCCACGGCCCGGACAGCCCGGGGTTCTGTCCAGCGTACACCTGACCGGAGGCCCAAGAGACGATGTAGTGAGTCTCAGCGAGACCCTGCAAGAATTGGACGTGGAGGAGCCGACACCCACCGCGAGGCGACATGCGCCGGAGAGCAGCGCAGTGCCGCAGGTTGCTCACGAGGTTCAGAGTCAGTCTCAAAAGAGGAAGAATAGGCGGCGAGAAAAGCAACGAGCTCCACGAAATGGTGTGACGGACGAGACCATCCCGGAAATTACTCCTATGCGTGGCAACGCAGCTAACCGTGGGAAGGGCTGGAGACAAACGCCCATGTTGCAAAGCTCGCCTTCGTTCCAGCCCTTCAACTCGCTTAAGCGCGGCATTAAGGGGAAGAAGGATCTGCCGGAAAACGGTTGGGCCTCTGAGGATGTCacggaggagatggccgagttcgacTTTGAGAACAATTTGGCCAAGTTCGATAAGCGCACCATCTTCGACCAGATGCGTAAGGAGGATCTGATTGATGATGCGGATCGCTTGGTGTCGCACAACCGCCGACCGAAGCCTGGGACTGCCGGAGGCAAGAACTTTCATTATTCGGAAAACGTTCTCGACATACCATCTGCATCCTCGAATGCGCACCAAGATTTTTGGAAcagcgaggccgacgatgcggCCAATGGGGTTGACCGACTGAGTGGCCGTGATGTCCGGAGTGCTCAGAGTAGCCGTAGGGCTGAAAGCAAATCGGggccgtcaaggagatcGCAATCGCGGAAAGCGAGCACGCAACTCCCTAGCCAGCCCCTGAATCGCGTCAACTCCAAC CACGTCACGCAGTCGGGCTTCTATCTTGTGCCGTCGAACAGACGCCTAGAGACCGTTTCGGCACTTCAGATGCTCAACCTGGAGAACATCGCGGCCAACGAGATCGGGCTGACAGAAGACATGATGGCCGAGAATGCGGGCCGGGGTATCGCTGAGGTGACATTACGGGCGCTCGAGGACCCTGCGATACAAGTCCGATTCGGTACTGGCGGCGCGAATGCTCAGAACAACAGCCTGGCGACGTCGGCTACTGTTGTCATTCTCGCCGGCAACAACAAGTCTGGAATTCGAGCCATCTCGGCGGCTCGTCACCTGCGGAACAAGGGCCTCAACATCCTTGTTtgcgtcgtcggcgttgagCGGGAGCGCGATCTGCTCGAAGATATGCGGCAGCAGATCCGAGTTTTCAGGAACTTTGGAGGTCGTGTGCACAGTAAAATTGAACTATTTGAGCAACTCCGGAAGACGGCTTCGACCCCAACAACGTCGGTAACCCTTATCATTGATGCTCTTCTGGGCTTGGCGATATCGTTCGAAGAGCTGCGTACTGGCGATCAAGCTACCGTCTACGAGTTGATAGAGTGGGCCAACCGAAACGAGGCCTTTGTTCTCGCAGTTGATGTACCAACTGGCATCGATCCGTCGACAGGCAAGGTCAGCATCATTGATGGTGGTCGTCTCTACGTCAAACCTCGTTACGTAGTGGCGATGGGTGCGCCAAAGAAGGGTCTGCTTGAAGCGATGGCTCCAGTCTCGGACTCCGACCCAACCGGAACCGAaaccgccgtcgccgaggaggaagactGGAAACTATTCATCGCCGATATGGGTCTTGGCGCAACGGTGTGGAAGAAGGCCGGCACGAAAATCCGGAGAGGCATCGATTTTGACGACAAATGGGTTCTGCAGATGCGGTATCAACCGGCGCTCTCCCAGGACTAA